Proteins encoded in a region of the Delphinus delphis chromosome 13, mDelDel1.2, whole genome shotgun sequence genome:
- the TCN2 gene encoding transcobalamin-2 isoform X1 — protein MGCLGALLFLLGGLGALAQICEITEVDSTLVERLGQRLLPWMDRLSPEQLNPSIYVGLRLSSLQAGAKEAHYLHSLKLSYQQSLLSNDNSDSEAKPSMGQLALYLLALRANCEFVRGRKGDSLVSQLKRFLEDEKGAIGRNHQGHPHTSYYQYGLGILALCVHQKRVHDSVVGKLLYAVEHKQHLQQGHLPVDTLAMAGLAFSCLKLSNLNRNLRNRSTVALGRVQEKILKAQTPEGHFGNVYSTPLALQFLMASLRPTVELGTACLKAKAALLASLQHKAFQNPLMISQLLPILNQKSYVDLISPDCEAPRVLLEPATETPSQTQVPEFIHVTLKVSSTFLSYRHSVSVPVSSSLEDVLKKAQEHSRFTYGTQASLSGPYLTSVMGNKAGEREFWQLLRAPDTPLLQGIADYRPRDGETIELRLVGW, from the exons ATGGGGTGCCTTGGGGCCCTCCTCTTCCTGCTTGGGGGCCTGGGAGCTCTCGCCCAGATCTGCG AAATAACAGAGGTGGACAGCACGctggtggagaggctgggccagcGCCTCTTGCCCTGGATGGACCGGCTCTCCCCGGAGCAGCTGAACCCCAGTATCTACGTGGGCCTGCGCCTCTCCAGCCTGCAGGCTGGGGCCAAGGAGGCCCACTACCTGCACAGCCTCAAGCTCAGCTACCAGCAGAGCCTCCTGAG CAATGACAACAGTGACTCCGAGGCCAAGCCCTCCATGGGCCAGCTGGCCCTCTACCTGCTCGCTCTCCGGGCCAACTGCGAGTTTGTTAGAGGCCGCAAGGGGGACAGCCTGGTCTCACAGCTGAAGCGATTCCTGGAGGACGAGAAGGGGGCCATTG GGCGTAATCACCAGGGCCACCCTCACACCAGCTACTACCAGTACGGCCTGGGCATCCTGGCCCTGTGTGTCCACCAGAAGCGGGTCCATGACAGCGTGGTGGGCAAGCTCCTGTATGCTGTGGAACACAAACAGCATCTCCAGCAGGGCCACCTCCCTGTGG ACACACTGGCCATGGCGGGCTTGGCCTTCTCCTGTCTGAAGCTATCCAACCTCAACCGCAATCTGAGAAACCGGAGCACTGTGGCCCTCGGGAGAGTGCAAGAGAAGATCCTAAAGGCCCAGACCCCAGAGGGCCACTTTGGGAATGTCTACAGCACCCCTCTGGCACTGCAG TTTCTGATGGCCTCCCTTAGGCCCACGGTGGAGCTGGGCACAGCATGCCTCAAGGCCAAGGCTGCTCTGTTGGCCAGCCTACAGCACAAGGCCTTCCAGAACCCTCTTATGATTTCTCAGCTGCTGCCCATCCTGAACCAGAAGAGCTATGTGGATCTCATCTCTCCAGACTGTGAGGCACCAAGAG TCCTGTTGGAACCAGCTACGGAGACCCCTTCACAGACCCAAGTCCCAGAGTTCATCCATGTCACGCTGAAGGTCTCCAGCACCTTTCTTTCGTACAGACACTCCGTCTCTGTCCCTGTCAGCTCCTCTTTGGAAGATGTCCTGAAGAAGGCCCAGGAGCACAGCAGATTCAC GTATGGAACACAGGCCTCCTTGTCAGGCCCCTACCTGACCTCTGTGATGGGGAACAAAGCTGGGGAACGTGAGTTCTGGCAACTCCTCCGAGCCCCCGACACCCCCCTGCTGCAAG GTATTGCTGACTACAGACCCAGGGATGGAGAAACCATCGAGCTGAGGCTGGTTGGCTGGTAG
- the TCN2 gene encoding transcobalamin-2 isoform X3 produces MGCLGALLFLLGGLGALAQICEITEVDSTLVERLGQRLLPWMDRLSPEQLNPSIYVGLRLSSLQAGAKEAHYLHSLKLSYQQSLLSNDNSDSEAKPSMGQLALYLLALRANCEFVRGRKGDSLVSQLKRFLEDEKGAIDTLAMAGLAFSCLKLSNLNRNLRNRSTVALGRVQEKILKAQTPEGHFGNVYSTPLALQFLMASLRPTVELGTACLKAKAALLASLQHKAFQNPLMISQLLPILNQKSYVDLISPDCEAPRVLLEPATETPSQTQVPEFIHVTLKVSSTFLSYRHSVSVPVSSSLEDVLKKAQEHSRFTYGTQASLSGPYLTSVMGNKAGEREFWQLLRAPDTPLLQGIADYRPRDGETIELRLVGW; encoded by the exons ATGGGGTGCCTTGGGGCCCTCCTCTTCCTGCTTGGGGGCCTGGGAGCTCTCGCCCAGATCTGCG AAATAACAGAGGTGGACAGCACGctggtggagaggctgggccagcGCCTCTTGCCCTGGATGGACCGGCTCTCCCCGGAGCAGCTGAACCCCAGTATCTACGTGGGCCTGCGCCTCTCCAGCCTGCAGGCTGGGGCCAAGGAGGCCCACTACCTGCACAGCCTCAAGCTCAGCTACCAGCAGAGCCTCCTGAG CAATGACAACAGTGACTCCGAGGCCAAGCCCTCCATGGGCCAGCTGGCCCTCTACCTGCTCGCTCTCCGGGCCAACTGCGAGTTTGTTAGAGGCCGCAAGGGGGACAGCCTGGTCTCACAGCTGAAGCGATTCCTGGAGGACGAGAAGGGGGCCATTG ACACACTGGCCATGGCGGGCTTGGCCTTCTCCTGTCTGAAGCTATCCAACCTCAACCGCAATCTGAGAAACCGGAGCACTGTGGCCCTCGGGAGAGTGCAAGAGAAGATCCTAAAGGCCCAGACCCCAGAGGGCCACTTTGGGAATGTCTACAGCACCCCTCTGGCACTGCAG TTTCTGATGGCCTCCCTTAGGCCCACGGTGGAGCTGGGCACAGCATGCCTCAAGGCCAAGGCTGCTCTGTTGGCCAGCCTACAGCACAAGGCCTTCCAGAACCCTCTTATGATTTCTCAGCTGCTGCCCATCCTGAACCAGAAGAGCTATGTGGATCTCATCTCTCCAGACTGTGAGGCACCAAGAG TCCTGTTGGAACCAGCTACGGAGACCCCTTCACAGACCCAAGTCCCAGAGTTCATCCATGTCACGCTGAAGGTCTCCAGCACCTTTCTTTCGTACAGACACTCCGTCTCTGTCCCTGTCAGCTCCTCTTTGGAAGATGTCCTGAAGAAGGCCCAGGAGCACAGCAGATTCAC GTATGGAACACAGGCCTCCTTGTCAGGCCCCTACCTGACCTCTGTGATGGGGAACAAAGCTGGGGAACGTGAGTTCTGGCAACTCCTCCGAGCCCCCGACACCCCCCTGCTGCAAG GTATTGCTGACTACAGACCCAGGGATGGAGAAACCATCGAGCTGAGGCTGGTTGGCTGGTAG
- the TCN2 gene encoding transcobalamin-2 isoform X2, with protein sequence MDRLSPEQLNPSIYVGLRLSSLQAGAKEAHYLHSLKLSYQQSLLSNDNSDSEAKPSMGQLALYLLALRANCEFVRGRKGDSLVSQLKRFLEDEKGAIGRNHQGHPHTSYYQYGLGILALCVHQKRVHDSVVGKLLYAVEHKQHLQQGHLPVDTLAMAGLAFSCLKLSNLNRNLRNRSTVALGRVQEKILKAQTPEGHFGNVYSTPLALQFLMASLRPTVELGTACLKAKAALLASLQHKAFQNPLMISQLLPILNQKSYVDLISPDCEAPRVLLEPATETPSQTQVPEFIHVTLKVSSTFLSYRHSVSVPVSSSLEDVLKKAQEHSRFTYGTQASLSGPYLTSVMGNKAGEREFWQLLRAPDTPLLQGIADYRPRDGETIELRLVGW encoded by the exons ATGGACCGGCTCTCCCCGGAGCAGCTGAACCCCAGTATCTACGTGGGCCTGCGCCTCTCCAGCCTGCAGGCTGGGGCCAAGGAGGCCCACTACCTGCACAGCCTCAAGCTCAGCTACCAGCAGAGCCTCCTGAG CAATGACAACAGTGACTCCGAGGCCAAGCCCTCCATGGGCCAGCTGGCCCTCTACCTGCTCGCTCTCCGGGCCAACTGCGAGTTTGTTAGAGGCCGCAAGGGGGACAGCCTGGTCTCACAGCTGAAGCGATTCCTGGAGGACGAGAAGGGGGCCATTG GGCGTAATCACCAGGGCCACCCTCACACCAGCTACTACCAGTACGGCCTGGGCATCCTGGCCCTGTGTGTCCACCAGAAGCGGGTCCATGACAGCGTGGTGGGCAAGCTCCTGTATGCTGTGGAACACAAACAGCATCTCCAGCAGGGCCACCTCCCTGTGG ACACACTGGCCATGGCGGGCTTGGCCTTCTCCTGTCTGAAGCTATCCAACCTCAACCGCAATCTGAGAAACCGGAGCACTGTGGCCCTCGGGAGAGTGCAAGAGAAGATCCTAAAGGCCCAGACCCCAGAGGGCCACTTTGGGAATGTCTACAGCACCCCTCTGGCACTGCAG TTTCTGATGGCCTCCCTTAGGCCCACGGTGGAGCTGGGCACAGCATGCCTCAAGGCCAAGGCTGCTCTGTTGGCCAGCCTACAGCACAAGGCCTTCCAGAACCCTCTTATGATTTCTCAGCTGCTGCCCATCCTGAACCAGAAGAGCTATGTGGATCTCATCTCTCCAGACTGTGAGGCACCAAGAG TCCTGTTGGAACCAGCTACGGAGACCCCTTCACAGACCCAAGTCCCAGAGTTCATCCATGTCACGCTGAAGGTCTCCAGCACCTTTCTTTCGTACAGACACTCCGTCTCTGTCCCTGTCAGCTCCTCTTTGGAAGATGTCCTGAAGAAGGCCCAGGAGCACAGCAGATTCAC GTATGGAACACAGGCCTCCTTGTCAGGCCCCTACCTGACCTCTGTGATGGGGAACAAAGCTGGGGAACGTGAGTTCTGGCAACTCCTCCGAGCCCCCGACACCCCCCTGCTGCAAG GTATTGCTGACTACAGACCCAGGGATGGAGAAACCATCGAGCTGAGGCTGGTTGGCTGGTAG
- the SLC35E4 gene encoding solute carrier family 35 member E4: MCRCPRERHDGRMTSAEAVAVAGGARWAGIPQWPPDTPQALRRPGRAWVAVAALVWLLAGASMSSLNKWIFTVHGFGRPLLLSALHMLAAALACHPGARRPMPGRTRRQVLLLSLTLGASMACGNVGLSAVPLDLAQLATTTTPLITLALSALLLGRRHHPLQFAAMGLLCLGAACSLAGELRTPPAGCGFLLAATCLRGLKSIQQSALLQEERLDAVTLLYATSLPSFCLLAGAALVLEAGVAPPPAPTDSRLWACILLSCLLSVLYNLASFSLLALTSALTVHVLGNLTVVGNLILSRLLFGSRLSTLSYVGIALTLSGMFLYHNCEFVASWAARRGFWRRDQPGKGL, translated from the exons ATGTGCCGCTGCCCGCGGGAGCGCCATGACGGCAGGATGACCTCAGCTGAGGCAGTGGCGGTGGCTGGCGGTGCTCGGTGGGCCGGGATCCCCCAGTGGCCCCCTGACACCCCGCAGGCGCTGCGGCGGCCTGGCCGGGCCTGGGTGGCCGTGGCAGCGCTGGTGTGGCTACTGGCGGGAGCCAGCATGTCGAGCCTCAACAAGTGGATTTTCACGGTGCACGGCTTCGGGCGGCCCCTGCTGCTCTCGGCACTGCACATGCTGGCAGCTGCGCTGGCATGCCACCCGGGGGCACGGCGCCCCATGCCCGGCCGCACCCGCCGCCAAGTGCTGCTGCTCAGCCTCACTTTGGGCGCCTCGATGGCCTGTGGCAATGTGGGCCTGAGCGCTGTGCCCCTGGACCTGGCGCAGCTGGCCACCACCACCACGCCACTGATCACGCTGGCCCTGTCCGCGCTGCTGCTCGGCCGCCGCCACCACCCACTGCAGTTCGCCGCCATGGGCCTGCTCTGCCTGGGGGCCGCCTGCAGCCTGGCGGGAGAGCTCCGGACACCCCCAGCTGGCTGTGGTTTCCTGCTGGCGGCCACCTGCCTCCGTGGGCTCAAGTCCATCCAGCAGA GTGCCCTGCTGCAGGAGGAGAGGCTGGATGCGGTGACCCTGCTGTATGCCACCTCGCTGCCCAGCTTCTGCCTGCTGGCAGGCGCGGCCCTGGTGCTGGAGGCTGGCGTGGCACCGCCGCCCGCCCCCACCGACTCCCGCCTCTGGGCCTGTATCCTGCTCAGCTGCCTCCTGTCTGTGCTCTACAACCTGGCCAGCTTCTCCCTGCTGGCCCTCACCTCGGCCCTCACTGTCCACGTCCTGGGCAACCTCACTGTCGTGGGCAACCTCATCCTTTCCCGGCTCCTGTTTGGCAGCCGCCTCAGCACCCTCAGCTATGTGGGCATTGCGCTCACCCTTTCAGGAATGTTCCTTTACCACAACTGCGAGTTCGTGGCTTCTTGGGCTGCCCGCCGGGGCTTCTGGCGGAGAGACCAGCCTGGCAAGGGTCTCTGA